Within Alteromonas sp. LMIT006, the genomic segment CACTACAATATTCTGCGGATCACATTGTAGAGTTTGCACCACCTCAGCTAATCGCTCGGTCCCCGATTGGTGATCACTTCTGGTCATTACCACTTGACCGCCAAAGCTTTCAACGCACCTAGCAATACGTTGATCATCCGTTGCGACATACACAGCTTCCGCTTGAGCCAATTGAGCTCGCTCAACGACATGCTGGATCATGGGTTTGCCATCGATATTAACCAATGGTTTCCCAGGGAAACGAGTGGAGCCGTAACGCGCTGGAATGATTACGGTGAATTTCATAGTTTGGGTACCTTTTCCAATTCTTTTAAAGTGAGTGAACGCGCTTCACTAGTCAATAACTTAGGTATACCGTCATATATCGGGAATGCTACTTTATCAAAACGACACACAAGCTCTTGTTTTTCAGACTGTTCACCAACTTGGGACAAGTGCAACACGAGTTTGCCTTTACACATGGGACAGGCAAGTACATTTAGTAAATTGCGTTCAAACTTTTTCATAATCTTTCTATGTCGTGAGCAATACGCAGCAAAAAATCATTATCGAACGTCGCCTCCACAGGTAAATAGCACCAATTTTTACCTGCAAAATCTGTACACTTAATTGCGTCTTTTTGCGTCATTATAATACTTTGATCGGTTGGTAAGTCGTTTTCAGTATAGGCATAGTGATCAGCAAATGCACGTTGTGCTTCAAACTCAATTCCTATATCTTCAAGGGTAGTAAAAAAGCGCTGAGGATGCCCTATTCCTGCGATTGCCATGACGAATCGTTCCGGTACTTGTCCGTTGGGCAAAATAGGTTGTATGGGTCTTGCCTGCAATGTCATACGGACATCACATTTGAGTCGGTTTGCACACCTTTGTGGGTCTGCACTATTGAGAATCGAATAATCAACCGTGTTTAACCGCCAAGGCCCCTCGCGTAAAGGCCCAGATGGTAATAACTGACCATTTCCAAGCCCTCTTTCATCCATTACGACAATTTCAATATCTCGTGCCAAAGCGTAGTGCTGTAAACCATCATCACAGATAAGAACATCACATTGTGCTAATAACCGCTCCCCCCCTCGCGCACGAATCGGATCAATTACCACTGGACACTGACTCAATTCGCTTAATAACTTAGGTTCATCGCCAACATAGCTCGCCTTATCCTCAGCCGTTACTAAATGCGGAAAAGTCTTACACTTTCCCCCATAGCCTCGCGACACAATCCCAGGGCGCTTTCCTTGAGCTTTTAAGAATTTAGCTAAAGTAAGTACGACAGGGGTTTTCCCATTTCCCCCCACACTGATATTGCCTACGACAATAACAGGAATAGGAAGTGTAGTGTGTTTGAAGATCCCATTTCGATACAGCCACCTGCGCAGAGCACTTAATATGCCAAACACAGCACTCAAAGGCCACAAACACAACAGCCAAGGCGAACGATTGAGCCATGCGCGTTCTAAGCGAGTCATGACGATTCAGCACCAAACTGCATCTGATGGAGGTTAAAGTAATGGCCTTGTTTATCAAGTAAGGCTTCATGTGTACCAATTTCGACAATACGACCTTGTTCAATAACAACAATTTGATCGGCTTTTTCAATGGTTGATAACCGATGAGCCACGACAAAGCAAGTGGTATGTTTTTGCAGTTGCTCTAATGCGTTTTGAATCAAGCGTTCAGACTCGGTATCTAAGGCTGACGTAGCCTCATCCAGAATCAAGATTGGCGCATCCAACAAAATGGCACGAGCAATGGCAATTCGCTGTCGCTGTCCCCCAGAAAGCATTAACCCATTTTCTCCCACTATCGTTTCGTAACCATCTTCTAATTGGGTCACAAAATCATGTACGTGAGCTAACTTGGACACTTCCTCAAGCCGCGATTGCGAAACCTGACCGTCGGCTCCATAGGCGATATTGTTCGCTATCGTGTCGTTGAATAAAGTGACGTGTTGAGAGACTAACGCACACTGACGTCGCAAACTGCGCAACTCAATGTCATTCAAGTCAATCCCATCAAGCGCAATAGTCCCTCGTTGCGGACGATAAAAGCGTGTTAGAAGATTGGATAAAGTTGATTTACCACTGCCTGAACGACCGACTAGAGCAATGGTTTCGCCTGCCTTAACGGTCAAATTAATTTCTGACAATGCGGGTTGTTCTTTACCAGGATAAGTAAAGGTCACATCATTAAAGACAACATCCCCTTGCGCTTTGTTCAAGTTCACCTTACCTTGGTCAATTTCAGCCAATTCGTCTAACACTGCAAAAATACTGGTACACGCAGCCATCCCTCGCTGAAACTCATTATTTACCGTAGTAATTTGCTTCAACGGCTTTAATAGCATGGTCATACATACGACCACATTGGTGAACACCCCAGCCGATAAATCAACGAGTCCTGGAGTGCTAGCGATAAAAAGTACAACCGCTAAAGCAACCGAGGCAATAATTTGAATGGTAGAAACACTGATCACTTTGGTTGCAAAAAGCTTAAGTGTTTGTTGCCGGTTTTGGTTGTTTTTGCGCTGAAAGCGCTGGGCCTCTTTTTCTTGACCACCAAACATCAAGACGACCTTGTGACCTTTGACCACTTGTTCAACCGCTGTAGTTAAATTACCCATGGCATGTTGAATATTGCGTGAGACCTTACGAAAACGCTTACTTACCACAGAGACGATTAGAGCAACAAGAGGCCCAATTAATAAGAATATCGCAGACAATTGCCAGGAGTAATAAAACATCACCACAAGTAAACCGATGATCAAGGCACCCTCTCGAACCAACACCAAAAGCGCATTTCCTGCTGCGCGTGCCACTTGCTCTGTGTCAAAGGTCAATTTAGAAATTAAAGTACCGGTTGCATTTTGGTCATGAAAACTGACTGGCAATGCCATGTAGTGCTGAAACAGCTCTTGGCGCATGTTCATTATCACTTGGCCACTGATCCAATTAAGCGTGTAAGTACCCAAAAAATTGCAAACACCTCGCAAAATAAAAATGGGTACAATCAAATACGCGGCCATGCGCAAAAAATCATATTCCCCTTTGCCGAGACTTTCATCGATAATGGGTTGTAACTGAGCGATAACGAAAGCGTCAATAGACGAGTAGCCAATCATACCCAAAATGGCAATGACAAAGTATTTTTTATACCCAGTAAGGTAAGAAAAAAAGCGTTTCACAACAGGAGCATCTAATGACTCTGCCGTTTGTTCAGATTTATTGGCGTTCATAGCAACTTAGAATAATCTTTTTATTTTTAATCTTTTATAATTACATTGTACCGCTCATTGCTTGGTTTCTAAAGCGTTAATCCCAAAATCAAAAGCCCCAGCCCCACAACCACTACCCCACATCGTCCCCACCAGATAATAGGCAGGCTTGCGCCAGAAATAATGACTAACCAACAACCTAGTACACCCAATAGTGATATAGAACCGTAAACAGGCTCTGTAAGATGATTCACTAACACGCTTAATAGCCATTCTAGTGAAAAATCTAATATTAACACTCCCCCTTGCACAATGGGCTCGAACATTCCATTACTCAACTTGTTGACATACATGATCACCAATAAAACACCCCCCACTGGTACAAAGAACAGAGTAATAATAGGAATAAATAGGAGATTCCATAACCAAGACAACGGGTGAATATAGCCCAAAATATGATATTGTACTGGTGTAAACAACACCGTAAACACCATTTGAAAAGCAACAAAGCCCTTAATTTTTTGCCACCGAGTGTCCATATTAAGTGGTAACCAATGCGCGCAAAAACCTATACACAAAAGCGCACCAAAAGTCAGATAAATACTGGCTAGCACCACGCAAAATGGATCGGTCAGCACCAAATAAAAAAATACCCCCAACAATAAATCACTGAATCTCACACGAACGTATAACCAGCGTAATAACAACCCGATACACATTGCCACAAAGGCTCTTTGGGCAGGTCCTTGAGCACCCACTACATCCACATAAAAGTATCCGGCTAAAATAAGTGCCAGACAAATTAATAATCGACTTTGTCGATGCGACAGCCTCGTGTAAGTCATCACATCTATGCGCTTAAAAAACCAGTAAAATCCGCCTGCCACAACGGCAAAATGGAGTCCTGAAATTACAAACAAATGAATAATACCTGCGTTTTTTAATGCACTAGAAAATTCACTCTCAACTGGCTTTATGCCAAGCAATAAAGCTGGTAACCAACTATCTTTTGACACACCAAGCCGTCGTGCCTCACTCAATAATTGCCCTCGAATCGATGGCGCATGATCTTGTAATAAAGAGTTATGCACCCAGCCAGTCGCACTGATATTTTGTCCAAACAGGCTTTTCTGATAAGGCTTTGTGGCATGCCAATGCTCAGGCACTGGCGCAATGGTCACAGAGAGTAACCAATGTTGCCCATGTTGGTATTCTTTGAACGGGTCGCGGTCTATCAACTGAAACTTTTGTTCTGACAACGCTTTTGGCGCCATCACGGAAACCTGCACTATCGTTCGTTGAGACGTAATTTTGATGTCTTCTATGAGCCCAAGGATCTGCCATTGCGGTGTTTGCTTAAGAAATGCTGAGTGGTTTTGCCAAGCTGTGCTGTTATATGTAAAAAATATAAGACCAAAGATTAAGCCAAGATAGAAAACTCTTAGTTGTTGAAGGTAGCATAATCCCAATAAGGCACATATAATGAAAACCTCAAAAAGCGCTGGCAATGATGGCCAAAGCGGGAATGATAGTGCCACGCAAATTGTTCCAAACCCAAACTCTCTGAGTTGGTTGGCGTTTGGAATACCATGCCAAGTATGCACTGCATTAAGATTGAATTGAGGTCGCATGCCTAAGAAGTTTATTCGTAAATACTTACCGGATCACAACAGTATCAAAGAGCAAAAATCTCTGAAACTGTTCGGAAGTTTGTTACATGACCCAAATCTTTGGCACCTCAATCGTCACAGTGCCTGCGGCGCATTTGGGATCGGCTTATTTTACGCCTTTTGGCCAGTGCCCTTTCAGATGTGGTTGTCTGCTTTGACCGCAATTCCGATGCGCGTGAACCTTCCTTTATCGATCGCAACCGTTTGGATTACTAATCCATTTACTATGCCGCCAATCTTTTATGGTGCTTACAAGGTCGGCGCATTTGCGGCAGGGATACCTGAGCGTGACTTTAATTTTGAGTTGTCATGGCAGTGGTTGATGGACAGTGTCAATACAATAGGCCCTGTGTTTTTGCTGGGCTGTTTGATTTGTTCAGTGGTGGCTGGATTACTGGGTTATTTTGGGCTACAACTCGTCTGGCGATTGCAAGTGGTTAGAGCATGGGAAAAACGCAAACTACGCTTTTCCATGCTCGGAAAAAAACGCTAGCATCGCGTCTTCATCCCATACTGTCACGCCAAGTTCATTGGCCTTTGTGAGCTTAGAGCCGGCTTTTTCACCCGCCACTAAGAAATGTGTTTTCGCTGATACGCTACCTGCGACCTTCGCACCTAAACTTTGCAAAATCACTTTCGCATCGGCTCTGCCCATGCTTGATAAGGTTCCCGTTATCACACAAGTTTGACCGGTCAACGGTAAAGCGTCAGTATCGATAACGTCGACAGCTGGCCAGTGAACCCCGGCTTGGACCAAACGTTCAACCACATTTAAATTAGCTTCATTGGCAAAAAAAGCCTGAACATGTTGTGCCACGACAACTCCTACATCATCGACTTCTTGCAAAGCTTCAGTAGAAGCGGATTGTAAACTTTCTAAATTTCTAAAATGCAATGCCAAATTGTGCGCAGTTGCCTCACCCACTTCTCGAATACCCAAAGCATAGATAAACTTAGCAAAAGTGGTTGCTTTGGCTTTTTCAATTGCATTGATTAATTTGACTGCTGATTTACTGGCAAAGCGCTCAAGTGAAACTAGCTGTGGGATGGTCAAACCAAACAAATCCGCAGTATTACTAATCAGCTTAGCATCCACCAGTTGTTCGACGACTTTATCGCCTAACCCATCAATATTAAACGCTTTGCGAGAGGCAAAATGAATTATAGCTTGTTTCTGTTGAGCCCCGCACACTAGACCACCAGTACAACGCGCAACGGCCTCGTCAACCACTCTTTCTACCGGACTCTCGCAATCTGGACATGTGGTTGGAAACACAATGTGTGCAGCCGTGTCCGGACGCTCTGCATGAATCACGCTTACTATCTGTGGAATGACGTCACCAGCTCTGCGAACAACCACGGTATCTCCGATCATTAGTCCAAGGCGGTCGATTTCATCCTGATTATGCAAGGTCGCATTACTGACAGTAACTCCACCCACGAAAACAGGTTCAAGTCTTGCTACGGGGGTAATCGAACCAGTGCGGCCCACTTGAAAATCAACGGACAATAATCTGGTTAATTCTTCTTGTGCTGGAAATTTTGCAGCAATCGCCCAGCGAGGGGCTTTCGCGACAAAACCTAAGCGTTCTTGTAGCGTTAAGTCATCGACTTTGAAAACCACACCATCAATGTCATACGGTAAGTCATTGCGTTGTTGGCCTATCTTAGTAAAATAATTTTGGCAAGCTTCTACAGAATCCGCTGTGCTTAATTCAGGACACAAAGGTAAACCCCATCGCCCAAGTTGATACAGCCGCTCAGAATGAAAAGCGGGGAATGTGCCTCGCTGGTTTTGCACAAGACCGGTTGAATAGGCATAGAATGCGAGTGGGCGTTTAGCGGTAATTTTGGGATCGAGCTGACGCAAACTACCCGCTGCGGCATTTCTAGGATTAGCAAACGTCTTAAGCCCTTTTTCTTTTTGTCTTTCATTGAGTGCAATAAACCCCTGTTTGGGCATGAAAACTTCACCCCGAACTTCAAGCCATTTTGGCCAGTCATCGCCTAATAAACGCAAAGGAATATTTTTGATCGTTTTGACATTTGCCGTGATATTTTCCCCGACACGGCCATCGCCACGGGTTGCTGCTCGCACCAAGATTCCATTTTCATACACAATGGATACAGCAAGACCATCCAACTTCGGTTCACACGCATATCGGATAACTTCTGCAGTACCTAATCGCTCGTTTACTCGTGTAGCAAAAGCAGCTAGTTCCTCTGCATTGAATACATTATCAAGCGATAACATAGGTTGTTCATGAGTCACTTGACTAAAAGCAGCTAACGCCTTTCCCCCGACTCGTTGAGTGGGGCTATCCGGTGCAATCAGATCGGGGTGCGCTGCCTCAAGTTGTTGTAATTCACGCATTAACCTATCGTATTGAGCATCTGGCACGGACGGTGCGTCTAATTCATAGTATTCTTGATTGTATTGATTAAGAAGTGAGGTCAACTCATCAATTCGAGCAAGGGTCAATAAATCTGCCACGTGTTATCCTAATAAGCGACGTTTTTCAAAATCACGAATACGCTCAACATACTGAGGCAAACCAGAAACCGTTAATTCTTGACGAGATTCGTCCAATACCTGCGCGCCAAACTCATCTGCTATTTTGCGCGCCGCATTGTGCATCATATTAAACACCTGATGAGCATCACTCTCAGTTGGCAAAGTCATGAACAATGTTAATCCTTTCGTTTCAAATGTTTCCATGTGATGAATATCAAAAACGCCAGGTTTAAACATATTCGCGAGACTGAACAACACCGGGCCTTTGCCGTTATTATTAACATGTCTATGAAATATATCCGAGTCCCCAAACTTCAGACCGAGTGTCAACAGCATTGGTAACAATTTTGCTCCGGTAATACTATTTTCGTCTTTTGCTCGCACACTAATGCAAAGTACTTCTGGTGGAATATTGGGGTCATACTTTGGGGCTTGCGTGGCCGTACCTTGCTCTGCTCGAGCTTGCTCTTTGGCTTCGTTTAGTACCGGATCAACTGAGTCAAAATCAATACTAAATTGGTTCTCATCCACTTTGCGTTGTTTTTTCTCTGCTTTACTACGTGAACCAAACAGCATATTAGCCAATGATGATTTCGGTTTTTTCGTTTGCGTTGCAGGCTCGCTAGGAGTCGCTATCGGTGTATTTTCTAAAGGTGGTTGGGAAGGTATTTCAATTGTATTGTCTTGATGACTCTGTGGTGGAATAAGCTCTTCGGTATCAGACTGAACTATAGGGTCACTTGCAGTTTCACTGACGTTTGTCGCCTCAATTTTGCTGGCTTGGGCATTATCTGTTGGCTGAACTTGAACAAATTCAGCAGGTGGTGGAGTAACCGATATTTCTGGGTCTTCAGGTAAGGGAGCGGGTTTGGCTTTATTTTGATAGTGTTCAACCGGCTTTGGATTAGATACGGCCGGTGCGTATTTTGGCCCCTCATCAGTAATTGGCGTTTCTGGTGATGCTTTGGGTACTTCTTCAAGGTTTGCAATATCTGGAATATTGTCCAAATTAATGTTGTCTTTTTGCCCTGGTTCAAGCTGGTTCACTTCAGAATACTCAGATCCAGTCGGGGTATCAACTTCATTTTGAGACTCAGAATCAATTTCCTTATCCGCCACAGAAGTGGAGAGGACACGAGTCTTCCCGACACCAAATTCGTCAAACCCTTGAGCATCTAATTGAGGTTCTACCCTGGTCGGTTTCGAAAAATCCATCGAGGATGGTGACATATCCTCATCGCTGTCGCCCCATTGCTCTTTGGGTGTGTTGTTTTTGCGCATGACATATAACCCATGCAACAACAGACCTAAGATGGCAATCCCACCAAGTACGATCAACACCAAACGTAAGTTATCCATTAAAACCTCTATTATGCTTCAACAATCGCAACCGCTTCTGCCAAGTCAACTGAGACCATCCGAGATACTCCCGGTTCAGCCATTGTGACACCGGTCAAATGCGTTGCCATTTCCATTGCAATTTTGTTATGCGAAATATAAATAAACTGTACTGTCTTAGACATTTCACTGACTAATTTACAAAAACGCCCCACATTCGCATCATCAAGGGGCGCATCAACCTCATCGAGCAAACAAAATGGTGCTGGATTGAGACGAAAAATTGCAAATACTAATGATAATGCGGTTAAGGCTTTTTCTCCACCAGATAATAGGTGAATAGTGCTATTTTTCTTGCCTGGAGGTCGGGCCATAATCGTCACCCCCGTATCCAACATATCATCTCCAGTTAACTCAAGATACGCAGCACCGCCTCCGAATACCTTAGGGAAGAGCATTTTTAGATCGTTATTAACCTGTTCAAAGGTACTTTTGAAACGGGTCTTAGTTTCGTGATCAATTTTACGCATCGCGGTTTCTAACGTCTCTAATGCAGATGATAAATCGGTGAATTGTTCATCAAGATGTGCTTTGCGCTCGGCTTGAACTTCATATTCGTCGACGGCAGCTAGATTCACCGCACCAAGACGTTGGATTTTTTGACCTATTTGTCCAAGTTCATCTTCCATCGCCGTCACATCAGCATCACGATCGAGTGAAGGGATGAGATCTTTCAAATTCGCATTGTGTTGGGCAAGTTGTTCGACAAAACCAGCCGCACGCACATTATGTCCTTCCAGTTCGAGTTTCGCTGATTGTACTTTATCATTGAGAAGTTGTAGTTGAGCACGATAGCCAGTTGCGCCCTGCTCTAGAACTTTGATCTCTTCATCAAAGATAGCCATCTGCTGTTGCACAACTAGGATCTGCTCTTCGATCTCAGCTTGTTGTGCTAATTGGGTTTGCAGTTCGCCTGATTCATACTCTGACGGTTCATTTAATAACAACAATGACTCATTGAGTTCTTCAAGTTGAAGCTGCTTTTCAGAAATCTGTTCTTTGTGACTCGCCAGTGTTTGTTGTAAATATTGCGCACTAGATTGAGCTTGTTGCACATTAAGCTCAGCTTGATGGACCACAGCCTGTTGTTGTTCTACTGTAGATTGCAACTCATCGACATGCTCTTGCAGTTGCGACTGTTGTTCACCAAAACGCTCGTGAACGTCAGCAAAGTCCTCTAATTGTAGCTCCAATTCTGCAATTTCCTCGTTGAGTAAAGCTAAACTCATTTGTTCTTGTTCAACACTTTCCTGAACTTCTTGCAACGATTCTTGATGACGAAGATACGTTTGCTTGGCATGTTCTGTTTTGAGTTGTAACTGTTGCAATGTTTGGGCTGTTTGCTGAGCCTGTTGTTGCGCAATGCGCTCAAAGTTTTGTGCGCTATCAAACTCAAGTTTTAACGATTTTTCGCGCTCTAATTCAACACTGATTTGAGTCTCTAACGCTTCTTTTTGCGCAGCTAAGGACTGAATTTGTTGTGCCAAATACTGGATTTTCTGCTCCCTAGCAAGCGCACCGGCTTCGCTATTATCGGCAGAGAACATCAGTAAATTGTTAATACCAAATCCACTAACAGCCTCTTGCGCTTCGGTATAAAATAGAATGTCTGGCACCTTATCAGCTTGCACGAATTGAGCTAAACCAAGTAGTTTGTTAGAGACAAACTCTTCAACAAAACAAAATGCATACCCTAGCGGGAGAACATCATGAGCCTGCAACAGCTCAATAAACTCTGCTCTTGGGATAGTCACGACCATTAGCGCAGGTAAGGTGCTGAGCCAACCATCAATCATGGCAATTGCATTTGATGCAACCTTAAAATACTCACTAAACAACTGACAGTGATTCAAAATCGCATCTGGTAAAGCTGCAGTTTGTTGCGTGCGAAACTCGCACAAGGTGTCGTGTTCGACTTGTGCGGAGCGTAACTCCCGCTCAATGATATTAAACTGTTCTTGGGAGTGTTTTAATTGTTGTTGGGATGTATTGAGATGTTGTAGAGAGGATTGCTGTTTTTGTTGCGCTTCAGCGTGCTCGAGTAAAGCCTCTTCACACAACTGTTCCTGCTCAGCAAGCTGAGCTGTCAAGGTATCCATTTGCAGTAATAAAGCTTGAGTGTGTTGTTCCAATTCAGCCTGTCGTGCTTGGTTCTTGAGCTGAACCGATAGCAAGGCTTGAATTTGGCTATGTTTGGCAGCGACTTGATTTTTGCAATCTTGATACTGATTGGCGGTGTTTTGGCTACTGCGCAAAAATTCAGATAGCTCTGATTTTGCTTCATACAACGCACGCTGATATTCGTGTAACTGCTCTTTGAGGATCAATGACTCAGGTAGAAGCTCATCCAACACAGCTTGTGCTTCTTGCGCTTGTGCCGTTAATCCAGAAAAGCCTTGTTGCTGAGCATCCAATTGATATTGTACTTGTTGAATATTTTGCTCTGTTTGACGAATTCGCTCACTTTGATATTTTTTGTCTTGCTCAAGACGCGTTATCTGAGTAACAAGCTTGAACTTTTGTTCTTGCAGTTCCGACAACTGCGCTTGTGCTTCCTGTTGTTGCACTTGTTTTTGCACAAGTTGAGTATGGTCACCCTGCTCTTTTGACTTATAGGCTTCAAGCTCATTGGTTAAGGCATTTATCTGCTGTTGAGTATGTTCGATTTTATCTGCTTGTTGTACCCATTTAAGTGCGAGCAAATCGTGTTGCAACGTTCTTTGTTGTTGTTTTAAATCGGTATAGCGTCTAGCCGCCGCGGCTTGTCGTTGTAACTTGTCAATTTGAGCGCCTAGTTCAGTTCGCACATCGCTCAGTCGCTCCAGGTTTTCTTGAGTGTGCTTAATACGGTTGAGCGTTTCTTTGCGGCGTTCTTTATATTTGGATACCCCTGCTGCTTCTTCAATAAATACTCTGAGTTCTTGTGGCTTAGATTCAATTAAACGAGAAATCATACCTTGTTCGATGATGGCATAACTTCGAGGTCCCAAACCGGTACCTAAGAAGATGTCGGTAACATCGCGACGGCGACATTTGGTGTTGTTTAGGTAATAAAAAGATTGCGCGTCTCGAGTCACCACCCGTTTTACGGACAATTCGTTGTATTTGGCGTATTCACCGCCAATTCGATTAGAAGTATTATCGAACACTAACTCAACGGAGCATTGACCGACAGGTTTTCGTGCAGATGAGCCATTGAAAATAACGTCGGTCATGGCATCACCGCGCAAGTTCTTGGCTGAGCTTTCACCCAAAACCCAACGCACAGCATCAATTACATTCGACTTGCCACAACCATTAGGACCAACGATCGCTGTCATCTCCCCAGGAAAAGGAATATTTGTAGGATCTACAAAAGATTTGAAACCAGCGAGTTTGATTCGTTTTAACCGCATAGTTGAGATTGTGGATTTATCATTCTTATAATGCTCATAATTTATCAAGAACTTGGCATTTATACAATGTTACAATTCGCCATACATCTGAGATAAAACCTGAGTATAATAGTGTTCACACTAAATAAAGTTTTATCAATATGTCTTATCAACATTCGCAATCTGGGTTTGATTATTTTTTATTAGGCGCTCAACTAATTAAAACCAAAGGGCTTAAACGCTTCGTTTTCATCCCTCTTGCGATTAATCTTGTGTTGTTTATTTCTGCTTTTATCTATCTATTTGGCGAAATGGGAAGCGCCATTCAAGCGGTTATTGATCTCATCCCCGATTGGTTTGGATTTATCAAAGAAAGTCTTGTATATGTATTATGGCCTTTGGCTGTGATCACCGTTCTTTTGGTATTTGCACTCATTTTTGGAACACTTGCCAATTGGATTGCAGCCCCCTTTAATGGCTTATTGTCGGAAAAAGTCGAAGCTCATCTCACAGGACAGCCTATGGGTGATGCTGGCTTGATTGATGCGTTTAAAGACATTCCTCGCACCCTAGCACGTGAAGCAAGGAAACTCATTTACTATATACCTCGTGCTGTGATTTTCCTGGTGCTGTTTTTTGTGCCAGTTATTGGCCAAGTTTTATGGTTTTTATTTAATGCTTGGATGATGGCTTTGCAGTACATTGATTACCCCTTTGATAATCACAAAATCGGTTTTACCCCAATGAAAAAAGCTTTGCGTACCAACAAAACGCTGACGTTTCAGTTTGGTATCATGGTGAGTGTTTTTTCTCTCATCCCTATTGTAAACTTTATTGTCATGCCAATAGCAGTATGTGGCGCAACGGCATTATGGGTCAATGAATACAAGGCAAAGTACGCCTCTTGATCTATTTTTGAGCTGCTCTGGCAAACTCTTGCAAGCGGTATTGCCAAAGGTGTTGATAAATTCGCGGGATATAACTCAGGTCAGAATACTGTAAAAAATGCCATTTAGCGTGTTTTATTTTGTACCAGCGCTTTCCTGTATGCTCTGTACATTGCTCATCGATTATTTTTGCATTAATTTGCTCAAGTAATTCCCATAAATAGTCTTCACTGCTCATTAAGGACGATGGTCTTTTATTGGCATAGCCCTGCCAATGACATTGCTGAGCCAACAACCTATCAGAAAGTGCGTATTCATCGGCAAAATATACCAAATGTGCTAATTCGTGGATCAACACATGGTAAGGATGAGACGTGCTGATATGTAGTTTATCTCCGCGAACAAACGCCTTCGCTTTGTTAATAAATATGACCTGAGCATCAGATTGAAATGGATCACTGCGCTCATCTACAACATGGCTTATGCCCGTAGGCAACTCAAAACATATTGGTAA encodes:
- the ligA gene encoding NAD-dependent DNA ligase LigA, whose amino-acid sequence is MADLLTLARIDELTSLLNQYNQEYYELDAPSVPDAQYDRLMRELQQLEAAHPDLIAPDSPTQRVGGKALAAFSQVTHEQPMLSLDNVFNAEELAAFATRVNERLGTAEVIRYACEPKLDGLAVSIVYENGILVRAATRGDGRVGENITANVKTIKNIPLRLLGDDWPKWLEVRGEVFMPKQGFIALNERQKEKGLKTFANPRNAAAGSLRQLDPKITAKRPLAFYAYSTGLVQNQRGTFPAFHSERLYQLGRWGLPLCPELSTADSVEACQNYFTKIGQQRNDLPYDIDGVVFKVDDLTLQERLGFVAKAPRWAIAAKFPAQEELTRLLSVDFQVGRTGSITPVARLEPVFVGGVTVSNATLHNQDEIDRLGLMIGDTVVVRRAGDVIPQIVSVIHAERPDTAAHIVFPTTCPDCESPVERVVDEAVARCTGGLVCGAQQKQAIIHFASRKAFNIDGLGDKVVEQLVDAKLISNTADLFGLTIPQLVSLERFASKSAVKLINAIEKAKATTFAKFIYALGIREVGEATAHNLALHFRNLESLQSASTEALQEVDDVGVVVAQHVQAFFANEANLNVVERLVQAGVHWPAVDVIDTDALPLTGQTCVITGTLSSMGRADAKVILQSLGAKVAGSVSAKTHFLVAGEKAGSKLTKANELGVTVWDEDAMLAFFSEHGKA
- the zipA gene encoding cell division protein ZipA; this translates as MDNLRLVLIVLGGIAILGLLLHGLYVMRKNNTPKEQWGDSDEDMSPSSMDFSKPTRVEPQLDAQGFDEFGVGKTRVLSTSVADKEIDSESQNEVDTPTGSEYSEVNQLEPGQKDNINLDNIPDIANLEEVPKASPETPITDEGPKYAPAVSNPKPVEHYQNKAKPAPLPEDPEISVTPPPAEFVQVQPTDNAQASKIEATNVSETASDPIVQSDTEELIPPQSHQDNTIEIPSQPPLENTPIATPSEPATQTKKPKSSLANMLFGSRSKAEKKQRKVDENQFSIDFDSVDPVLNEAKEQARAEQGTATQAPKYDPNIPPEVLCISVRAKDENSITGAKLLPMLLTLGLKFGDSDIFHRHVNNNGKGPVLFSLANMFKPGVFDIHHMETFETKGLTLFMTLPTESDAHQVFNMMHNAARKIADEFGAQVLDESRQELTVSGLPQYVERIRDFEKRRLLG
- a CDS encoding chromosome segregation SMC family protein, producing the protein MRLKRIKLAGFKSFVDPTNIPFPGEMTAIVGPNGCGKSNVIDAVRWVLGESSAKNLRGDAMTDVIFNGSSARKPVGQCSVELVFDNTSNRIGGEYAKYNELSVKRVVTRDAQSFYYLNNTKCRRRDVTDIFLGTGLGPRSYAIIEQGMISRLIESKPQELRVFIEEAAGVSKYKERRKETLNRIKHTQENLERLSDVRTELGAQIDKLQRQAAAARRYTDLKQQQRTLQHDLLALKWVQQADKIEHTQQQINALTNELEAYKSKEQGDHTQLVQKQVQQQEAQAQLSELQEQKFKLVTQITRLEQDKKYQSERIRQTEQNIQQVQYQLDAQQQGFSGLTAQAQEAQAVLDELLPESLILKEQLHEYQRALYEAKSELSEFLRSSQNTANQYQDCKNQVAAKHSQIQALLSVQLKNQARQAELEQHTQALLLQMDTLTAQLAEQEQLCEEALLEHAEAQQKQQSSLQHLNTSQQQLKHSQEQFNIIERELRSAQVEHDTLCEFRTQQTAALPDAILNHCQLFSEYFKVASNAIAMIDGWLSTLPALMVVTIPRAEFIELLQAHDVLPLGYAFCFVEEFVSNKLLGLAQFVQADKVPDILFYTEAQEAVSGFGINNLLMFSADNSEAGALAREQKIQYLAQQIQSLAAQKEALETQISVELEREKSLKLEFDSAQNFERIAQQQAQQTAQTLQQLQLKTEHAKQTYLRHQESLQEVQESVEQEQMSLALLNEEIAELELQLEDFADVHERFGEQQSQLQEHVDELQSTVEQQQAVVHQAELNVQQAQSSAQYLQQTLASHKEQISEKQLQLEELNESLLLLNEPSEYESGELQTQLAQQAEIEEQILVVQQQMAIFDEEIKVLEQGATGYRAQLQLLNDKVQSAKLELEGHNVRAAGFVEQLAQHNANLKDLIPSLDRDADVTAMEDELGQIGQKIQRLGAVNLAAVDEYEVQAERKAHLDEQFTDLSSALETLETAMRKIDHETKTRFKSTFEQVNNDLKMLFPKVFGGGAAYLELTGDDMLDTGVTIMARPPGKKNSTIHLLSGGEKALTALSLVFAIFRLNPAPFCLLDEVDAPLDDANVGRFCKLVSEMSKTVQFIYISHNKIAMEMATHLTGVTMAEPGVSRMVSVDLAEAVAIVEA